A genome region from Euphorbia lathyris chromosome 4, ddEupLath1.1, whole genome shotgun sequence includes the following:
- the LOC136226888 gene encoding uncharacterized protein, whose amino-acid sequence MIDDFVGDDCGSFIISPMVSSSSSPTAALAHDPLMLPYDPLTAVIVPESEAELPDVSIFNSQIEPEYVAHVLTTENLAQKFRQWLSYIHNLVTSFQSWKALFGHMKFHSTEKEKSLLMEEQEQEDNEEEEEQDSWTSIMDSQQSDNETAAPNQKKKRSQRRTRKIMGTNTANSSVTEIEQEQEEVAISLMMLSRDVCGNSVAESSDKTEQSVSEFSKKKNSGFELGKRKLIDNNLMVEGTTFVDAIAIEGGPDDEIVECDEFTEQGYNNQADESNQQVSGNKGQESEYQEAIVEASGVVFVPEESMTMKTTPTPTQTRSNLATELIVISKPDVFKSLTSDTYVSFGEAKIEDLSSQLQTQGAEQFKAPHLSPETSAAKAQEGELLMTQAGVTGSRRRLRIRRRRRRTTTDRIGDDFEGDAIMELSNIVSNH is encoded by the coding sequence ATGATAGATGACTTTGTGGGAGATGATTGTGGCAGTTTCATTATTAGTCCCATGGTTTCTAGTAGCTCTTCGCCAACTGCTGCTTTGGCACATGATCCTCTAATGCTTCCTTATGATCCTCTAACTGCTGTTATTGTTCCTGAATCTGAGGCTGAGCTGCCAGATGTTTCAATCTTTAATAGTCAAATTGAGCCAGAGTATGTAGCACATGTGTTGACCACAGAGAATTTAGCTCAGAAGTTCAGGCAATGGTTATCTTATATTCATAATCTGGTAACCAGTTTCCAATCTTGGAAAGCTCTCTTTGGTCATATGAAGTTTCATTCAACTGAAAAAGAGAAATCATTGCTcatggaagaacaagaacaagaagataatgaagaagaagaagagcagGATTCATGGACTAGTATTATGGATAGCCAACAATCTGATAATGAAACTGCTGCTCCcaatcagaagaagaagagatcacagAGGCGGACAAGGAAAATCATGGGTACTAATACTGCCAATTCATCTGTTACTGAAATTGAGcaagaacaagaagaagttgCTATTTCTCTGATGATGCTTTCTAGAGATGTTTGTGGGAATTCTGTTGCTGAATCTTCTGATAAAACAGAACAATCTGTTTCTGAGTTTTCAAAAAAGAAGAATTCAGGATTTGAATTGGGGAAAAGAAAGTTAATTGATAACAACCTGATGGTGGAGGGCACTACTTTTGTAGATGCTATAGCAATTGAAGGAGGTCCAGATGATGAAATAGTTGAATGTGATGAGTTTACTGAACAAGGATATAATAATCAAGCTGATGAAAGCAACCAACAAGTTTCAGGTAACAAGGGTCAAGAATCTGAGTACCAAGAAGCCATTGTTGAGGCGTCAGGGGTTGTTTTTGTTCCTGAAGAAAGTATGACCATGAAGACGACTCCGACTCCGACTCAGACTCGCAGTAATTTGGCAACAGAATTGATCGTCATCTCAAAACCTGACGTTTTCAAGAGCCTAACATCAGATACGTATGTGAGCTTTGGTGAGGCTAAGATTGAGGACTTGAGCTCGCAGCTACAAACTCAGGGGGCAGAGCAGTTTAAGGCTCCCCATCTCAGCCCTGAGACTTCAGCTGCTAAGGCTCAAGAAGGTGAATTGCTGATGACTCAAGCTGGAGTTACCGGGTCCAGAAGAAGattaagaataagaagaagaagaagaagaacaactaCAGATCGAATTGGTGATGACTTTGAAGGAGATGCCATCATGGAACTTAGTAATATTGTTAGcaatcattaa